DNA from Streptomyces sp. Edi4:
CGCCTCGTGGGGCTCGCCCAGGTCCAAACGGGTAGCCAGCACGTGCGTCGCCGTGTTCTGCGGACCGAAAATCATGTGATGGCGGTTCCAGTCGCGATCGAACCACTCGGCCGCAACACTGGCTGACGCGATGTGCCGCTCCGCCTCTCGCCGCCCCTCTGCCTTGTCCGTAAGACGACCCGCGAGCGTCATGCCGCGTAGATTCAGTACCCCCACCGCGAAGGCGCGCTCCTGACCCGACAGGGCCGTCTGAGCGGCAGCGATGGCGCGGTCGACGATGATCAGTCCACTCTCGAAATCTCCGTCGTTGAGATACGTACCCGCCCGATCCCGTGCGGCGAGGGCCGCGCCGAGTGGATTCGTCTGCTGCTCAATGGCCCAGCGCTGACGAGTGACTGCCAGCTCCGCCATGTCCATCCAGCGGTGCCGCGCGGCAAGCCAGTACACCGTGCTGTACACATCCGAGAGTGTCGCCCAGGCGGCCGGGGTATTCGCAGCGTGAGCGTGAACCGTGGCGTCCCTGAGCAGCTTCGGCAGCATTCTGACGAGCCGGGACATCTGTACGTCGTCACGAAGGCGCCCAGCAGTCTCCAGGGCGGCCGCGACCTGCTCCTCCCGCACGGCCGGCCGGCCAGGCAGGTCGTAGTCCCGCACAGCCGAACGCAAGGCTGACAGGTGGGCCTCCGCATCCTGGGTCATATCGGCCCTGCCCAGGATTTGCGCCATGGTCAGCCCAAGAGGCCTGGCAAGGGCTGCGGCAACGGCAGGCGTCAGGGTCCTGTCCCCTACCTCGATTTTCGACAGCAGGGAGACAGAGACGCTTGCCTTCCGCGCGAGGAACGCCTGGGACCATCCGCGCGCCTTGCGTAGTACAGCGAGGTTGGCTCCGGGCGGGAGTTCCGTCGTGCTCATGGGTTCATTCTTCCTCGGACGATGGTCACCAATCCATGGTCACAAGCGATAACTCTGCCCGCACTTTCTGTGTGCAAACTCTGTGCAAGTCCCTTGGCTGCTACGGGCGTTGACTGTATTCGAACCGAGTCAGTCGCCGATGATGCGGACAGGGTGGAAGCGATGAGACAGGCGTCGAAGTGGGTGCCCGGTACTGCGGTGTTCGACAGCGGTAGTCAGATGGTCGCTGTCGTACAAGAGCAGCAAGGATCCAGGGTGACCTTGAAACGACCCTCCGGACTCCGTTGGGACACTCGCGCTGTTGCGATTCGTGCAGCAACGGACAGGGAACTGCTCCAGCTCAAGGCGCTGGCGAGGCACAGCCGCAACGCGCGAGCGCTCTCCGCCATCGGCAGCAGGAGATGAGCCGACTGCGCGGCCGAAGGAGCATCCCGGGAAAGGCCTTCTGGGGCGGGATCCTGGCTGTGCTGACGTGGGGAACGGCTGTCGCCCTCCTCGCCCTGGCAGCCGCCGGAAGGCTTGCGCCCCCGAACCCATGAGTTCCCACTACCAACCGGTGGAGCACCCCGGAAGGAAGCGGGTATGTACGCCCGACCAGGTACCCGGCAGCAAGCGTGAGAGCCGATCGGGCGAGCAAGTGCAGCGCACCACTCCACAGCAACAGGAGGAGACGCACCCATGAGCACAGCAGTCCAGACGCGGACCCGCGACCCGCGCATCATCCTCAACGCCGTACAGCGCCGCGTCCCGCACCTCGTCACGGACGTAGGGGTGACAGACCTTTGGGAGCGGGAGGTAGCGCTCCTGCTCCGGGACAGCGTGGAGGTTCCCAGCCTGGCCGGACGCATCCTCGGCCAGGGCATCGCGTACCTGATCACCGCCATGGAATGCCCCGGCGTGGACATGGGCGTCGGCAAGACCGTGGATGCGGGGGTCCATCAGCTCATCCTCGACACCCCTCTCTACTTCGCGCTGTGCGAGGAGTACAACGGCGGCCGGTACAAGCATCACGCCCCGCTGATCGAGCGCCGCCGGGACGGCACCGTTCTGCGCACGGCCCAGCTGTTGCGCACGAACGGGTTCACCGTCGACGACGAGCTGTGGGCGGTGGACGCGTCCGACTGTTCGCCGTGCGACAACAAGGTCCCCGACAGCCACTGACCCACCAGTAGAGTGCCCCCGCCCCCAGTCTCAGAGGGAGGGGCGGGGGCACGCTCGTCCTGACGCGGAGGAAACCAGTTGCCCGCACGCCACGACATCGACAGCGAACGCGAACTCTGGGACACCTTCGCCGAGAGTGCCAAGGACAAGGTGTTCGGCTCCGAACCCGCCTTCTGTTGGACCCAGTACTCCGGGCACGGGCCAGGACCCGAGTTGCTGGGCGATCCCGCGAGCGTGCTGGAGATCGGATGCGGAACCGGGCGGGCGCTCGCCTTCCTCGCGCAACGGGGAGTGAAGGCGACGGGTGTGGACCTCTCACCCGTCATGGTCGCCAACACCAGCCGGCGTTGGGGCCCGTTGGGGGCCCGCTTCATCTGCGCCGAAGTGCTGGAGTACCTGAGCGGCAGCACGGACACGTACGACGCCGTTTACTCGATCTTCGGAGCTGTGTGGTTCACCCCTCCGGAGAAACTGCTCCCGCTGATCGCCGCGCGGCTGAACCCAGGTGGCGTTCTGGTGTTCTCCCATCCGCCGGCCATCCCCGGCGCGTACGGACCGCAGGGCATGTACAAGGGCGGCTTCGCCGGGAAGGCGATGTTCAGCTATCGCTACAGCCATACTCCGCGCACGTGGCGGAACCTGCTGCTGAAGGCCGGGTTCAGCGACGTGGACGCGACGATCCTGGCCGCCCCCGAGCCCGGACACATCGGCACGCTGGTGGTGCGTGCGGCTCTGTGAGGAGGGGCCGTACTCGGTCCGGTTGCCAGTGGGCGGAGGCGCTGGCTGAGGGGGAGCCTCAATCGGCGCGGGGGATCGGGTGGTCCGGGGTCCGGGGGCGTCCGGACGTGCCGCGCCACCCGCAGGGGCGGGCCGGGGCGGGAGGATGGGGGGATGGAATTCCGTGCGTTTTTGCATACTCTCCGCGTCTGGGACACGCCCCTGCCCCCGTTCGACCCGGACACCGCACCCGACGCCCCGCTCCCCCTCTTCCAGTCCTGGCTGGTCCACGCCGCCGGGGCCGGGCAGCTCGAACCGCACACCATGTCGCTGGCGACGGTCGACTCCCACGGTCGTCCCGACATCCGCACGCTCATGCTGCACGACGCCGACGACGCGGGCTGGCACTTCGCCTCGCACTCCACCAGCGCCAAGGGGCGTCAGCTCGCCGAGCACCCGGTTGCCGCGCTCGGGTTCTACTGGCCGGCGGTGGGTCGGCAGGTGCGGGTGCGCGGGGCCGTCACCCCGGCAGGGCAGGAGGTGTCGCAGGCCGATCTGCACGCTCGCTCGACGGGCGCCCTGGCGGCGGCCCTCACCGGCGGGATGAGTGAAGTGCTGAAGTCCAGGGGGGAGTTGGAGGTGGCATCGGATGCCGCTTGGGAGCGGGCGCGGGCCGAGCCGGACGCCCCGGTGCCTACCTGGACCCGGTACGTCCTGGCCCCGGCAGAGGTCGAGTTCTTCCAGGGCGACGCTCGCCGCAGGCACGTACGGCTGCGCTACCGGTGCGAAGGCTCCGCCGCCGCCTGGACCCGGGAACTTCTGTGGCCCTGACGGGGAAAGGCCGCGGTGGGGAGTCAGGCGTCGGCCCGGGGCAGCGGGGCGAACACCGGGACGGTCACGCCGCCCTCGGAGCCCGGCCGGAACGCCACCTCCAGCTCCATCCCGATCCGCAGTTCGTCCTGCCGGCACCCGACGATCTCGGTCATCATCCGGGGCCCCTCCGCGAGGTCGACGACGGCGGCGACGTACGGCACGCGGTCATCGAAGGGCGGCAGGTCGTTGCGGTGCACGACGGACCAGGTGTACAGGGTGGCGCGGCCGCTCGCGGGACGCCACGTGACGTCCTCGGACCAGCAGTACGGGCAGAACTCGCGCGGGTAGTGGTGTGGTTGGGCGCACGCGGCGCACTGCCGGATGAGCAGGCGTCCCTCGGCGGCGGCGTCCCAGTAGGTACGGGTGAAGGCGTCGATGTCGGGCGTGGCCGCGTCGGGGCGCCGGGCCCCGGGCGCCGCCGCCGTCCGGGCACCCGGCCGCGCCCCGGCCGCTGTCGGGACACCCGGCCGGGCGCCGGGCCCCGTCCCGTCCCCCGGGCCGGTCATGTGAAAAGGCCCAGCGCGTCGTCGAGCGACCAGGTCCCCCAGGACATGGCACCGAGGGCGACCAGCGAGATGAGCGCCATCATCGCGTTCTGGCCCTGCTCGGCCCAGTCGTGGATCATCAGCACGAGGTAGATGAGGTTGAGCAGGAGCCCGCACACGAGGGCGACGGGTGTGAGAAACCCGGCCACCAGACCGAGTCCCAGGGCCAGTTCGGCGTAGACGACCACGTACGCCATCACTCGCGGGCGCGGCCGGACCACCGTGTCGTAGCCCCTGCGGACCACGCGCCACTTGTGCCTGGCGGCGATGTCGTCGGCCCAGGCGATGCCGGTGCCGTGCTCGAACCAGTCCTTCTTGTCCTTGTGGCGCCAGCTCTCCAGCCACCACAGGCCGAGCCCGACGCGCAGGACGGCCAGCCACTCGGCGCCGCTGAGCCAGATCGAGTCCACGCCGGGCTCCTTCCGCTTCCACGTTTCTGACGGTACGTCAGTTCAGCGGATCGGGGGGTCGCGCGCAAGGGGTGGGTACGGCCGTCCCCGGGGAGAGACCGAGGGGGCGGGCCGTCCGCGTGATCAGATCGGAATCCATTCCCGGCTTGACCGAGACCCATCAAGTGGTCACGCCGTTACGCTCAGCGTTCATGGCCGACACCACCCATCCCGCGAGCCCCGTCTATGTGATCGGCGCCGGGCCCGGCGGCCTCGCCGTCGCCGCGTGCCTGCGCGCGCGAGGCGTACGGGTCGTCGTACTGGAGAAGTCCGACGCCGTGGCCGCCTCCTGGCGGCGCCACTACGACCGGCTGCGCCTGCACACCACGCGGCGCCTCTCCGCGCTGCCCGGGCTGAAGATCCCCCGCCGGTTCGGGCGGTGGGTGGCCCGCGACGACGTGGTGCGGTACCTGGAGACGTACGCCGCCTTCCACGAGCTGGAGATCGTCACGGGGGTCGAGGTCGAGCGCGTCGAACGCGGGCCCGGGGGTGAGGGGTGGGTCCTGTACGCGACGGGTGGGCGCCGGCTGAGTACGCGGGCGGTGGTGGTGGCGACCGGGTACAACCACACGCCGTACGTTCCCGAGTGGGCCGGGGTGGAGACGTACACCGGGGAGCTGGTGCACGCGGGTCTGTACCGCAACCCGGGGTCGTACGTGGGGCGGGACGTGCTCGTGGTCGGGGCCGGCAACACCGGGGCGGAGATCGCCGCGGACCTCGCCGAGGGCGGGGCCGCGCGGGTGCGGCTCGCGGTGCGCACCGCGCCGCACATCGTGCGCCGGTCCACGGCGGGGTGGCCCGCGCAGGCCACGGGCATCCTGGTGCGGCGGCTCCCCGTACGCCTCGTGGACGCGGCGGCCTCCCTGACCGCGCGCCTCTTCGTGCCGGACCTCACCCCCTATGGGCTGCCCCGGCCGGCCAAGGGCCTGTACTCGCGGGTGCGGGAGGGGGCGATTCCGGTGCAGGACGTGGGGCTGATCGACGCGGTCCGTCGTGGGCGGGTGGAGATCGTGGCGGCGGTCGAGTCCTTCGACGACGGCAAGGTGGTCCTCGCGGACGGTACGCGGGTGGCGCCGGACGCGGTGATCTGTGCGACGGGGTATCGGCGGGGGCTTGAGGGGATGGTGGGGCATTTGGGGGTGCTGGATGCGTGGGGGCGGCCTCGGGCCCATGGGAAGCGGGTGGTTGCGGGGGTTGGGGGGCTGTACTTCACGGGGTTCTCGAACCCCATCAGTGGGATGCTGCGCGAACTGCGCCGCGACGCCCCCCGCATCGCCCGAGCCCTGTCCCCCTGACCAACCCGGACCGCCCACGGCCCCGGCCGGTCCGCCTGCGCCGGCGCGTGATCCAGGTGCGGGCCGCGGGTGCCCGGTGGTGCCCGGTCGCGCAGTTCCCCGCGCCCCTGGCAGGGCCGGTGCGGGTCCTCATCCGCATACCCAGCCCGTCCGGCGCTTGAGGACGAGCGCCCTTCAGGCGCGAACGGGGTCCGGGGCGGAGCCCCAGGAACCCCGGCTGCGGGCCGTGGTCGCTCCTCGCGCAGTTCCCCGCGCCCCTGGCAGGGCCGGTGCCGGCCCACACCGGCAACCTCAGCCCGTCCGGCGTTTGAGGACGAGGCCGTTCAGGCCGAACGGGGTCTGGGGCGGAGCCCGAGGGAGCTTGGCTGCGGGCCGTGGTCGCTTCTCGCGCAGTTCCCCGCGCCCCTGGGCGGGGTCGGTGCCGGCCCGCATGGACATAGTCAGCCCGTCCGGCGCTTGAGGACGAGGCCGTTCAGGCCGAATGGGGTCTGGGGCGGAGCCCCAGGGAGCTTGGCTGCGGGCCGTGGTCGCTCCTCGCGCAGTTCCCCGCGCCCCTGGGCGGGGTCGGTGCCGGCCCACACCGGCAACCTCAGCCCGTCCGGCGCTTGAGGACGAGGCCGTTCAGGCCGAATGGGGTCCGGGGCGAAGCCCGAGGGAGCTTGGCTGCGGGCCGTGGTCGCTTCTCGCGCAGTTCCCCGCGCCCCTGGGCGGGGTCGGTGCCGGCCCGCATGGACATAGTCAGCCCGTCCGGCGCTTGAGGACGAGGCCGTTCAGGCCGAATGGGGTCTGGGGCGGAGCCCCAGGGAGCTTGGCTGCGGGCCGTGGTCGCTTCTCGCGCAGTTCCCCGCGCCCCTGGCGGGGCTGGTGCCGGCCCGCACTGGCGCCCTCGGCCTGCCGGGGATGGCTGGAAGGGGGCGTTTTGAGGGGGGCCGGGGGTGGGCAGGTCCTGCGCACCCCCGGAGAGCGGGGCCGGGGTCGATACCCCGCTCGCCCCGCAGGGCCCAGGCTTTGCCCGCACGCCGGTTCCTGACAGGCCGTCAGTTCTGTAATCTGACTATGCGTCAGTTACCACCGGTACGGCTCAGTCACGTTGGCCATCGACCAGGGGCGGGCGGAACGATGCTCGGATCGACTCACGGCACCCTCACGACCGACTTCCGCGCACGGGTGGTCGCCTGCGGCGAGCAGCCGGGACCCGGCGCCGTGCACAGCAGGACGGCGGGTCAGGGCGACCTGGACGTCAGTGGCCGCCCGCTGTACGCCGACGTACCGGACCTGGACCGGTTCTTCCGGCCCGAGTCCGTCGCCGTCGTCGGGGCCTCCGACGCCGAGGGCCGGCCCAACACCGGCATCACCCGCCAGCTCATCGACTGGGCCCGGCGCGTGGGCGCCCGCGTCCACCCCGTCCACCCCACCCGGGACACCGTCTTCGGGCTGCCGTGCGTCGCCGCCGTGGCCGACCTCCCCGAACAGGTCGATCTCGCCGTGCTGCTCGTCGGAGACCCGCTCCCCGTCGTGGAACAGCTCGCCGAGGCCAAGGTGAAGTTCGCCGTCGCCTTCGCCTCCGGGTTCGCCGAGACCGGCGAGCGCGGCGCCGCCGCCCAGGAACAGCTGGCCGCCGCCGTCAAGCGGTCCGGGCTGCGACTGCTCGGGCCCAACACCAACCTCAACGCCTTCGAGAACTTCCGGGACGACCTGGAAGGGCCCGCCATCGCGCTGATCACGCAGTCCGGGCACCAGGGACGGCCCGTGTTCACCCTTCAGGAGCTGGGCGTGCGGCTGTCGCACTGGGCGCCCACCGGCAACGAGGCCGACCTCGAAACCGCCGACTTCATCTCCTACTTCGCCGAACGGCCCGAGGTCGGCGCCATCGCCTGTTACGTGGAAGGGCTCAAGGACGGCCGGTCCTTCCTGCTCGCCGCCGACCGCGCCGCCCGCGCCGGCGTCCCCGTGGTGGCCGTCAAGGTGGGCCGCACCGAGGCCGGGGCGCGCACGGCCGCCTCCCACACCGGCAAACTGACCGGCGCCGACGACGTCGTGGACGCGGCCATGCGCCAGTACGGCGTCATCCGCGTCGACGGACTCGACCAACTCCAGGACACCGCCGCCCTGTTGGCGCGCGCCCGGCCGCCCCGCGCCGAGGGCGTCGTGGTGTATTCGATCTCCGGAGGCACCGGGGCGCACTTCTGCGATCTGGCCACCGCCGCCGGGCTGGACCTGCCCGTCCTGTCCGCCGCCAAGCAGGCCGAGCTCCACGAGTGGATACCGCCCTACCTCAGCGTCGCCAACCCCGTGGACAACGGCGGACACCCCGTCGGCGACTGGCGCGGGCGCAAAATCATCGACGCGATCCTCGCCGATCCCGCCGTCGGCGTGCTGATCTGCCCGATCACCGGGCCCTTCCCGCCCATGAGCGACAAGCTCGCGCGCGACCTCGTGGACGCGGCGGAGCAGACCGACAAGCTGGTGTGCGTGGTGTGGGGCTCCCCGCTCGGCACCGAGGCCGCCTACCGCGAGACGCTGCTGGGCTCCAGCAGGGTCGCCACCTTCCGTACGTTCGCCAACTGCATAGCCGCCGTCCGCGCCCACCTCTCCCACCACCGGTTCACCACCGGCTACCGCTCGCCCTTCGACGAGGCGCCCCGCGTGCCCTCGCCCTCCTTCCGCAAGGCGCGGGCCCTGATGCGCCCCGGCCAGCAGCTCAGCGAACACGCCGCGAAGCAGCTCCTGCGGGCGTACGGCATCCGCGTGCCGCGCGAGCAGCTGGTGACCAGCGCGGCGGCCGCCGTGCGCGCGGCGGGGCTCGTCGGCTACCCCGTCGTCATGAAGGCCTCCGGCACGCGCATCGCCCACAAGAGCGACCTCGGGCTGGTCAAGGTGGGACTGACCTCGGCCAGCCAGATCCGGGACGCCTACCGCGAACTCACCGACATCGCCCGCTACGAAGGTGTCGAGCTCGACGGCATCCTGGTCTGCCAGATGGTCCAGCGCGGGGTCGAGATGGTCGTCGGCGTCACCCACGACGCGCTGTTCGGGCCCACCGTGACCGTCGGGCTCGGCGGGGTCCTGGTGGAAGTGCTCGGCGACTGCGCCGTGCGCGTGCCGCCCTTCGGCGAGCGGCAGGCGCGGGACATGCTCGGCGAGCTCAGGGGGCGGGCCCTCCTGGACGGCGTACGCGGCGGACCCCCGCTGGACGTGGACGCGCTCGTCGAGGTCGTCCTGCGCGTGCAGCGCATGGCTCTGGAACTGGGCGACGACCTCGCCGAGCTGGACATCAACCCGATCATGGTGCTGCCGCGCGGGCAGGGCGCCGTCGCGCTCGACGCCCTCGCCGTCTGCCGCTGAGGCCTCCGCCGCTGAGCCGCCCGCCGTCGAACCGTCCGCACCCGCGCCCGCACCCGCGCCGTCCACCGCTCACCCCCGTACCCGTACGCACACCTGCCCGTACACGCCCGCGCCACCGCCGCGTCCCGCCTGGAGCCCGCCATGGACCCCCTGCACTCATTGGTACTGCACGCCACTGACAACGGCGTCTCGTGGATCACGCTCAACCGGCCGGACGCCATGAACGCCCTCACCCCTGACCAGCGCGAACGCGTCATCTCCCTGCTGGAAGCGGCCGGTACCGACCCCGCCGTACGGGCCGTCGTGATCACCGCCACCGGCCGGGGTTTCTGCGCGGGCGCCGACCTGCGCGCGGCGTCGTCGGCGGCGGCGTCCGGCAGCGAACGCGTCGCCGGCGACGTCGCCCGCGTCATACGGCACGGCGCCCAACGCCTGATCAGCGCCGTACTGGACTGCGAGAAGCCGGTCATCGCGGCGGTCAACGGCGCCGCCGCCGGTCTCGGCGCCCACCTCGCGCTCGCCTGCGATCTGGTCCTGGCCGCCGAATCCGCCCGGTTCATCGAGGTGTTCGTACGGCGCGGTCTCGTGCCGGACGGCGGGGGCGCCTATCTGCTGTCCCGCCTGGTGGGGCCGAGGCGGGCCAAGGAGCTGATGTTCTTCGGGGACGCGCTCACGGCCGCCGACGCCGAGCGCATGGGTCTGGTCAACCGCGTGGTCGCCGACGCCGACCTGGCCGCCACCGCCAAGGAGTGGGCCGAGCGGCTTGCGGCCGGGCCGACCCGCGCGATCGCCCTCACCAAGCACCTGGTGAACGCCTCCCTCGACAGCGACCGCGCCACCGCCTTCGCCGCCGAGGCCTGGGCGCAGGAGATCAACATGACCACCCAGGACGCGAACGAGGGCGTCGCCGCTTTCGTGGCGCGCCGCACCCCCCGATACCGGGGGTTGTGAGGGACTTGGGCTTCTTCCTATCTGATGCACCGTCAGGTTCAATGACGGGTGTGATGGGACACGCAGGGATGGCGGCCACCGTCGTCCGATACCTCAGGTCCGTCGGCGCCGCCACGGCAGCCGAACCCGTCGAGTTCCTGCCCCGGCCGGACCTGCGGGCCGTACGGGACGACGAGCGGGCACCCGTCGACCCGGCCCAATTCCGGCGTGTGCTCGGGGAGTTCGCGAGCGGGGTCACGGTCGTCACCACCGAGGACGCGGCCGGTCCTGCCGGTTTCGCCTGCCAGTCCTTCGCCTCGCTCTCGCTCGATCCGCCCCTGGTCGCGTTCATGGTGGCGCGTACGTCGACGACCTGGCCGCGCATCGCCCGCGCCGGGGTGTTCTGCGTGAATGTGCTGGGAGAACAACAGGGCCCGCTGTGCCGGGGGTTCGCGGTCAGCGGGGCCGACAAGTTCGCCGGGGTCGCCCATGGTCCGGCGCCCGTGACCGGGTCTCCGCTCCTGGCGGGCGTACCGGCGTGGATCGACTGCCGCGTCCACGCCGTGCACACCGGCGGGGACCACCTGATCGTGGTCGGCCGCGTCGAGGCGCTGGGCGCCACCGGCGACACCGGCCCGCTCCTCTTCCACCGGGGCGGATTCGGGCGCCTCAGCGACTGAGACGGCCCGGGCCCTGGGGCGTGCGTACCGCGTGCGCCGGGGCGCTCACCAGGACGACGCGGTGATGAGCCGGGCGCCCCTGGTCTCCACCCGCACCCTTCCCCGGTCGTCGTACACCTCGCGGCGCCAGTCGGCGAAGACCTCGGCCACCCGGCGGCCCTCCCAGTCGCTGGTACCCGGCGGCGGGTCGAAGGCGACCGTCACCACGGCCTCCTCGGCCTCGCGGTGCTTGCGCACGCGCACCGCCACGACCGAGGGCCACATCCCGTCGTCCGCCTTGGTGAGGTGGTGGGCGTAGTAGTCGGTGAAGTCCCGGGTCATGTCGAACCACCCGGCCGGAAGACAGGGCGCGGCGCTGCCATCGGTGGGTGGGCCAGGAGTGCCGGGATCGGCGTCCGTCGGCGGACCCGGAGTACCCGCATCCGCATCCGTCGGCGGGCCAGGAGTGCCGGGGTCCGCGTCCGTGGGCGGGCCAGGAGTGCCGGGGTCCGCATCCGTCGGCGGGCCAGGAGTGCCGGGGTCCGCGTCCGTCGGCGGACCCGGAGTACCCGCAT
Protein-coding regions in this window:
- a CDS encoding helix-turn-helix transcriptional regulator; amino-acid sequence: MSTTELPPGANLAVLRKARGWSQAFLARKASVSVSLLSKIEVGDRTLTPAVAAALARPLGLTMAQILGRADMTQDAEAHLSALRSAVRDYDLPGRPAVREEQVAAALETAGRLRDDVQMSRLVRMLPKLLRDATVHAHAANTPAAWATLSDVYSTVYWLAARHRWMDMAELAVTRQRWAIEQQTNPLGAALAARDRAGTYLNDGDFESGLIIVDRAIAAAQTALSGQERAFAVGVLNLRGMTLAGRLTDKAEGRREAERHIASASVAAEWFDRDWNRHHMIFGPQNTATHVLATRLDLGEPHEALSAAEGIDAVLRGLPPTRIAPTRINMARAQLDVGDRDAALENLTMAWEAAPQMARIHPMGREVFRVVSSLHRRSNPELLRLSKLSGIAL
- a CDS encoding class I SAM-dependent methyltransferase, with protein sequence MPARHDIDSERELWDTFAESAKDKVFGSEPAFCWTQYSGHGPGPELLGDPASVLEIGCGTGRALAFLAQRGVKATGVDLSPVMVANTSRRWGPLGARFICAEVLEYLSGSTDTYDAVYSIFGAVWFTPPEKLLPLIAARLNPGGVLVFSHPPAIPGAYGPQGMYKGGFAGKAMFSYRYSHTPRTWRNLLLKAGFSDVDATILAAPEPGHIGTLVVRAAL
- a CDS encoding pyridoxal 5'-phosphate synthase, producing the protein MEFRAFLHTLRVWDTPLPPFDPDTAPDAPLPLFQSWLVHAAGAGQLEPHTMSLATVDSHGRPDIRTLMLHDADDAGWHFASHSTSAKGRQLAEHPVAALGFYWPAVGRQVRVRGAVTPAGQEVSQADLHARSTGALAAALTGGMSEVLKSRGELEVASDAAWERARAEPDAPVPTWTRYVLAPAEVEFFQGDARRRHVRLRYRCEGSAAAWTRELLWP
- a CDS encoding Zn-ribbon domain-containing OB-fold protein; the encoded protein is MDAFTRTYWDAAAEGRLLIRQCAACAQPHHYPREFCPYCWSEDVTWRPASGRATLYTWSVVHRNDLPPFDDRVPYVAAVVDLAEGPRMMTEIVGCRQDELRIGMELEVAFRPGSEGGVTVPVFAPLPRADA
- a CDS encoding DoxX family protein, whose amino-acid sequence is MDSIWLSGAEWLAVLRVGLGLWWLESWRHKDKKDWFEHGTGIAWADDIAARHKWRVVRRGYDTVVRPRPRVMAYVVVYAELALGLGLVAGFLTPVALVCGLLLNLIYLVLMIHDWAEQGQNAMMALISLVALGAMSWGTWSLDDALGLFT
- a CDS encoding NAD(P)/FAD-dependent oxidoreductase, translated to MADTTHPASPVYVIGAGPGGLAVAACLRARGVRVVVLEKSDAVAASWRRHYDRLRLHTTRRLSALPGLKIPRRFGRWVARDDVVRYLETYAAFHELEIVTGVEVERVERGPGGEGWVLYATGGRRLSTRAVVVATGYNHTPYVPEWAGVETYTGELVHAGLYRNPGSYVGRDVLVVGAGNTGAEIAADLAEGGAARVRLAVRTAPHIVRRSTAGWPAQATGILVRRLPVRLVDAAASLTARLFVPDLTPYGLPRPAKGLYSRVREGAIPVQDVGLIDAVRRGRVEIVAAVESFDDGKVVLADGTRVAPDAVICATGYRRGLEGMVGHLGVLDAWGRPRAHGKRVVAGVGGLYFTGFSNPISGMLRELRRDAPRIARALSP
- a CDS encoding acetate--CoA ligase family protein, coding for MLGSTHGTLTTDFRARVVACGEQPGPGAVHSRTAGQGDLDVSGRPLYADVPDLDRFFRPESVAVVGASDAEGRPNTGITRQLIDWARRVGARVHPVHPTRDTVFGLPCVAAVADLPEQVDLAVLLVGDPLPVVEQLAEAKVKFAVAFASGFAETGERGAAAQEQLAAAVKRSGLRLLGPNTNLNAFENFRDDLEGPAIALITQSGHQGRPVFTLQELGVRLSHWAPTGNEADLETADFISYFAERPEVGAIACYVEGLKDGRSFLLAADRAARAGVPVVAVKVGRTEAGARTAASHTGKLTGADDVVDAAMRQYGVIRVDGLDQLQDTAALLARARPPRAEGVVVYSISGGTGAHFCDLATAAGLDLPVLSAAKQAELHEWIPPYLSVANPVDNGGHPVGDWRGRKIIDAILADPAVGVLICPITGPFPPMSDKLARDLVDAAEQTDKLVCVVWGSPLGTEAAYRETLLGSSRVATFRTFANCIAAVRAHLSHHRFTTGYRSPFDEAPRVPSPSFRKARALMRPGQQLSEHAAKQLLRAYGIRVPREQLVTSAAAAVRAAGLVGYPVVMKASGTRIAHKSDLGLVKVGLTSASQIRDAYRELTDIARYEGVELDGILVCQMVQRGVEMVVGVTHDALFGPTVTVGLGGVLVEVLGDCAVRVPPFGERQARDMLGELRGRALLDGVRGGPPLDVDALVEVVLRVQRMALELGDDLAELDINPIMVLPRGQGAVALDALAVCR
- a CDS encoding enoyl-CoA hydratase-related protein, with protein sequence MDPLHSLVLHATDNGVSWITLNRPDAMNALTPDQRERVISLLEAAGTDPAVRAVVITATGRGFCAGADLRAASSAAASGSERVAGDVARVIRHGAQRLISAVLDCEKPVIAAVNGAAAGLGAHLALACDLVLAAESARFIEVFVRRGLVPDGGGAYLLSRLVGPRRAKELMFFGDALTAADAERMGLVNRVVADADLAATAKEWAERLAAGPTRAIALTKHLVNASLDSDRATAFAAEAWAQEINMTTQDANEGVAAFVARRTPRYRGL
- a CDS encoding flavin reductase family protein, coding for MAATVVRYLRSVGAATAAEPVEFLPRPDLRAVRDDERAPVDPAQFRRVLGEFASGVTVVTTEDAAGPAGFACQSFASLSLDPPLVAFMVARTSTTWPRIARAGVFCVNVLGEQQGPLCRGFAVSGADKFAGVAHGPAPVTGSPLLAGVPAWIDCRVHAVHTGGDHLIVVGRVEALGATGDTGPLLFHRGGFGRLSD